The Myxococcus virescens genomic sequence AGGTTGCTGGGGACCGCGAAACCAATGCCCTGCCCCTGACTGATGATGGCGGTGTTCACCCCCACCACCTCCCCCTTCATGTTGAAGAGCGGCCCACCGGAGTTGCCGGGGTTGATGAGGGCGTCCGTCTGGATGAAGTCGTCGAACTGGCCCACGCCCAGCACGCGCTCCTTGGCGGAGATCATCCCGTGGGACACGGAGTGGTCCAGGCCAAAGGGGTTGCCAATGGCCACCACCCAGTCGCCCACCGCCATCCGGTCCGAGTCCCCCAGGTAGACGGCGGGCAGCTTGCCCAGGTCCACGCCGCTGAGCCGCAGCAGCGCCACGTCCGTGGAGGCGTCACGGCCCACCACGGAGGCGGCGAACTCGCGGCCATCCGCCAGACGCACGGCAATCTGCTGCGCGCTGGCCACCACGTGGTTGTTGGTGACGACGAGCCCGTCTGGCGTCAGCACGAAGCCGGAGCCGGTGGACTTCTTCATCCCCTCCAAGCCACCGGCCCGGGGCCCCACGGTGGTGATGTTGACGACGCTCGCCTCCACCGCGCGGATCAGCGGCGCCAGCGAGGACGGGGGCACGAAGTGGGGGATGCCCGGGTCTCCCTCGGCGCGCTCGCGCCACAGGCCCAGGCTGCCCGTCTGCCCCTCGACACCCGCGGCCTGCGCGGCGAACCACGCGGCATGCTCCCGGGCCCGCGCGGGAAGCCACGCGTCGAGAGGACCCTCGGCGGCCGCCGCGACCGGGACGAGCGCCAGCACCAAACACAGGGAGAAGAATCGGGAGAGCACGGAGCGGCAGTCTACACGGCGGACCAGGGTCGAGCGGACTCAACAGCCTGGCCCGGCGCCCCCTTCCCGTGAGTGACGGGGGCGCCCTGGACGGCGGCGTCAGGCCTGGACGGGGGCGACGTACTTCGCCACCTTCACCCGGGCCGGACGGATGATGCGGTCCTTCAGCCGGTAGCCCGCACGCAGCTCGGCGACGATGCGGTGGTCCTCGTCCGGCGTGGTGGTCACTTCCATGTCGACCGCATCGGCCGTGTTCGGGTCGAAGGGCTGCCCGACGACCTCGAGGCGCTCGATGCCCGTGGACTGCGCCTTGCGCAAGAGCTCGGCACGGATCATCCGGACGCCCTCGGCCAGCGGCGAGGTGTCCTGGGCGCTGACGGACAGGCACCGGTCCAACTCGTCAATGGCCTCCAGCAGCGTGATGGCCACGTTGCCGCGCTCCACGTCCAGCATGCGCTCACGCTCCCGCGTCACGCGCTGCTTGAACTCCTCGCGGTCCTTCTCCGCGGCCTGCACCGCGCGGACGGCAATGTCGAACTTCTTGCGAAGCGTCTCCAGCTCCGCGGCCATCCGCTCCCGCTCCGCGTCCTGGCCGGCAGCCGCGTGCTCCTCCGGAGCCTGCTGCTGGGAGGAAGTCTCCTCGGCGGCGGAAACAGGTCCCTCGCTGTTGGCGGAGGGGGGCTGCTGGGTGGCTTCGGGGGCTGCGTCGGTGCGGGTGTTACCGGCCATGTCTAACCTGAGGCGATGGTGGGTGCGCAGTCGCGCGCGAGAGGATAGGGAGTCACTGCTGCCCGGAACCTAACCGCGAGGCGGCCCCTGTCAACGCGGGAGCGAGCTAGTGCTCCTGCGGCGCGGCGGGAGACTCGGCCATGAAGCCGTGGTCCACCTGCCCTGTCACCTCGTCGATGATTTCCACCTGGGCGGCCCGGAGCGAGTAATAGAGGAGCCACCGCTCCGCCGCCGTCAGGGTTCCCGCCGGCAGGGCCTCCTCAATCTCCTGAACCGTGAGCCGGCCCTCCTTGAGCCCCTTCGCGAAGAGGGCCTTGCGGGCGATGTAGCTCTTACCGATCCTGTTCTCCACGGCGACGCCTCCTTTCCGCTAAAGATAATTTCGCCCACCGGCCACCGCAGGACGTCGCGGTGGCGGTGGGCTTCGGGACGGCAGGAGGGCAGGCGCCCAGCCAGCCGAAGCCTCAGGAGTCGAGCGCGTCCGAGTGTTGAGTGGGCGGCGTCTGGTCATCATTGCCCCCGACGTCCACCGGGTGCGCGGAGATGACCTGACGCGCCTCCGGGTGCAGCAGGCCGCGCTGCGCCAACACCTTGGGCCCCAGAATCGTCACCATGGTGTCCTCCTCCACCACCTCCACGGCCAGGAGCCGGGCCGCCAGCGCCTGGGCCCTGTCCTTGTGGGTGGTCAGCACCTGACGGGCCCTGTCGAGCGCTTCACTGACGAGCTTGCGCACCTCCTCGTCAATCATCCGCGCCGTCTGCTCGGAGTAGCTGCGCGTCTCCGGCACGCCCGCCGAGCGGAGGAAGCCCGGGCCATGATCCGCGCTCAGGGCCACCGGCCCCAGCGTGCTCATGCCGTAGTCCCGCACCATCATCCGGGCCATTTCCGTGGCCTGGCGGATGTCGTTGGACGCGCCGGTGGAGATTTCCCCAATGAAGATCTCCTCCGCGGCCCGGCCGCCCATCATCCCCGCCATCTTGTCGCGCAGTTCGTCCAGCGACATGAGATAGCGGTCCTCCAGCGGCAGCGACATGGTGTAGCCCAGCGCCGCCAGGCCGCGCGGGATGATGGACACCTTCGTCACCCGCTCCGCGTGAGGCAGCATCCACCCCACCACCGCGTGGCCCGCCTCGTGGTGCGCGACAATCTCCTTTTCACGCTCGTTCATCCGGCGGTTCTTCTTCTCCAGACCGGCGACGACACGCTCGATGGCTTCCTCGAAGTCCGCCCGCATCACCGCGTCGCGGTTGCGGCGCGCGGCCAGGAGCGCGGCCTCGTTCACCACGTTGGCCAGGTCCGCGCCCGCGAAGCCCGGGGTGCGCGAGGCAATGGCCTTGAGGTCCACGTCCGGTCCCAACTTCACGCCCTTGGCGTGAATCTCCAGCACGCGCTCGCGGCCCCGCTTGTCCGGCCGGTCCACCAGCACCTGCCGGTCGAAGCGGCCCGGACGCATCAACGCGCTGTCCAGGATCTCCGGACGGTTGGTGGCCGCCAGGATGATGAGCCCCGCGCGGCTGTCGAAGCCGTCCATCTCCGCGAGCAGCTGGTTGAGCGTCTGCTCACGCTCGTCATGTCCACCGGCCACGCCCGAGTTGCGGCTCTTGCCAATGGCGTCCAGCTCGTCGATGAAG encodes the following:
- a CDS encoding trypsin-like peptidase domain-containing protein — translated: MLSRFFSLCLVLALVPVAAAAEGPLDAWLPARAREHAAWFAAQAAGVEGQTGSLGLWRERAEGDPGIPHFVPPSSLAPLIRAVEASVVNITTVGPRAGGLEGMKKSTGSGFVLTPDGLVVTNNHVVASAQQIAVRLADGREFAASVVGRDASTDVALLRLSGVDLGKLPAVYLGDSDRMAVGDWVVAIGNPFGLDHSVSHGMISAKERVLGVGQFDDFIQTDALINPGNSGGPLFNMKGEVVGVNTAIISQGQGIGFAVPSNLVKELLPNLRENGKLERGWLGVVINDDGSHGGGERQAPLVKDVYKGSPAAAVGIRPGDRLVAVNGRPIGSYLQLLRKVALLAPGTEARLSLTRGTETQDVTVRLVARPAQEATEGLIQRTASEEEMGLVIRDLTPEVAAPLGETAWSGVLVSGVTPRSPADSAGLRAGDVVTEVNRRRVKDVAGVRAALGKGSAGVSILLRVKRGEALQYIAIAR
- a CDS encoding nucleotide exchange factor GrpE encodes the protein MAGNTRTDAAPEATQQPPSANSEGPVSAAEETSSQQQAPEEHAAAGQDAERERMAAELETLRKKFDIAVRAVQAAEKDREEFKQRVTRERERMLDVERGNVAITLLEAIDELDRCLSVSAQDTSPLAEGVRMIRAELLRKAQSTGIERLEVVGQPFDPNTADAVDMEVTTTPDEDHRIVAELRAGYRLKDRIIRPARVKVAKYVAPVQA
- a CDS encoding RNA polymerase sigma factor region1.1 domain-containing protein, yielding MENRIGKSYIARKALFAKGLKEGRLTVQEIEEALPAGTLTAAERWLLYYSLRAAQVEIIDEVTGQVDHGFMAESPAAPQEH
- the ftsH gene encoding ATP-dependent zinc metalloprotease FtsH, with translation MGPRGKKTDKPTPTGKGFKFGSPLGYILLLVLGFLLFRNVFQDAGVRRVSYSQFRDGVEAGNFSRVQISNEWVKGFLKDTAQPPPPPADGERTLRGEPSALPWMAYRVAGDEGLVPLLEQKGIQFEAVPQSGLGEALWIWLLPLGLFFLFWSFMMRRVAGGMGQGPQSVMSFGKTRAKVQAEADTGVGFKDVAGVDEAVDELREIVEFLKTPEKFRRLGGRIPKGVLLVGPPGTGKTLLARAVAGEAGVPFFSLSGSEFVEMFVGVGAARVRDLFAQATSKAPCIIFIDELDAIGKSRNSGVAGGHDEREQTLNQLLAEMDGFDSRAGLIILAATNRPEILDSALMRPGRFDRQVLVDRPDKRGRERVLEIHAKGVKLGPDVDLKAIASRTPGFAGADLANVVNEAALLAARRNRDAVMRADFEEAIERVVAGLEKKNRRMNEREKEIVAHHEAGHAVVGWMLPHAERVTKVSIIPRGLAALGYTMSLPLEDRYLMSLDELRDKMAGMMGGRAAEEIFIGEISTGASNDIRQATEMARMMVRDYGMSTLGPVALSADHGPGFLRSAGVPETRSYSEQTARMIDEEVRKLVSEALDRARQVLTTHKDRAQALAARLLAVEVVEEDTMVTILGPKVLAQRGLLHPEARQVISAHPVDVGGNDDQTPPTQHSDALDS